Proteins found in one Sphingobium sp. V4 genomic segment:
- a CDS encoding adenosine kinase: protein MTASAPALDVVAIGNAIVDVLARSDDAFLAEHALTKGGMQLIDAAMAETLYADMPQAKEISGGSAANTLAGLAALGKKCGFIGQVNDDQLGAVFAHDVRALGIRFDTPVMSGDVPTARCLILVTPDAQRTMNTFLGASQFLPEAALDLDMIRSAGILYLEGYLWDPEQPRAAMRAAIDAARGAGRKVAFTLSDNFVIDRHRADFIDLIDNGRIDILFSNEGEIQSLAQVDDFEAALARFADKVPVLVSTRSEKGAVAIVGGVRHEAPAAPVSQIIDTTGAGDLFASGFLAAHIDGRSVADALALGAAAAAEVISHWGARPEEDLGVIRDRLFA from the coding sequence GTGACCGCTTCCGCACCCGCTCTTGACGTCGTCGCGATCGGCAACGCCATCGTCGACGTTCTCGCCCGCAGCGACGACGCCTTCCTGGCCGAACATGCGCTGACCAAGGGCGGGATGCAGCTGATCGACGCCGCCATGGCCGAAACCCTTTATGCCGACATGCCCCAGGCAAAGGAAATCAGCGGCGGGTCGGCCGCCAACACGCTGGCGGGGCTGGCCGCGCTGGGCAAGAAATGCGGCTTCATCGGCCAGGTCAACGATGATCAGCTGGGCGCGGTGTTCGCGCATGACGTGCGCGCGCTCGGCATCCGCTTCGACACGCCGGTGATGAGCGGTGACGTGCCGACCGCGCGCTGCCTGATCCTGGTGACGCCCGACGCGCAGCGGACGATGAACACCTTTCTGGGCGCGTCGCAGTTCCTGCCCGAAGCGGCGCTCGACCTCGACATGATCCGCTCGGCCGGCATCCTCTATCTCGAAGGCTATCTGTGGGACCCCGAGCAGCCGCGCGCGGCGATGCGGGCGGCGATCGACGCAGCGCGCGGCGCGGGCCGCAAGGTCGCCTTCACCCTGTCCGACAATTTCGTGATCGACCGGCATCGCGCCGACTTCATCGACCTGATCGACAATGGCCGGATCGACATCCTCTTCTCCAACGAAGGCGAGATCCAGTCGCTCGCGCAGGTCGATGATTTCGAAGCGGCGCTGGCCCGCTTCGCCGACAAGGTGCCGGTGCTGGTGTCGACCCGCAGCGAAAAGGGCGCGGTCGCCATCGTCGGGGGCGTGCGCCATGAAGCGCCCGCCGCGCCGGTCTCGCAGATCATCGACACGACCGGCGCTGGCGACCTGTTCGCCTCGGGCTTCCTTGCCGCCCATATCGACGGCCGCAGCGTCGCCGACGCGCTGGCGCTGGGCGCGGCCGCGGCGGCCGAAGTGATCTCGCACTGGGGCGCGCGCCCCGAAGAGGATCTGGGCGTGATCCGCGACAGGCTGTTCGCCTGA
- a CDS encoding lipopolysaccharide biosynthesis protein: MAQDGPAQERDDIAALAKGGRTNVFGFLLRLAARLPFLFIAGRWYGADALGRFAYAVLVVEFVAQIATLGLKRGLAGALSQTERPHAHVVTDAMIVTLLAALIGSAILVAFPHAMFPNSNVNGLDRLLALVVIAVAGSDVALAACAYRFDVGATVRARSIIEPWTISIGAFAFAFYSTRDGLILAYAVSMIAALVASIIPLARHYGRPRGWRPDRGRLWRLARRNLPLAAADGVEWGSRRLDMAILGLFVSPAVIGIYYVAQQVASLPQKLKTSFDPILGPVITRNLAEKNLAAIAKQVSQVGFWIIAAQAGIALALGIPGEAVMGLVGPHFVGGTGALAFLLLAEVVAATAVVSESALVYIARHRNLMISLVMIGLQAGFSFALILAAREMDLPVMWVAAAPALALCLALGVGAFVKARLLSRLLGAPINAWRWPLMSAAGVACIVGAGFVALPPRLEWVELAVGIWAILAAYGLVIWRWGFGSDDRALFRKQKAD, translated from the coding sequence CTGGCCCAGGATGGGCCTGCCCAGGAGCGGGATGACATCGCCGCCCTGGCCAAGGGCGGGCGGACCAATGTCTTCGGCTTCCTGCTGCGCCTCGCCGCGCGCCTGCCCTTCCTGTTCATCGCCGGTCGCTGGTATGGCGCCGATGCGCTGGGGCGCTTCGCCTATGCCGTGCTGGTGGTGGAATTCGTCGCCCAGATCGCGACGCTGGGACTGAAGCGCGGCCTTGCCGGAGCGCTCAGCCAGACCGAGCGACCTCATGCCCATGTCGTGACCGACGCCATGATCGTCACCCTGCTCGCGGCGCTGATCGGATCGGCGATCCTCGTCGCCTTCCCCCACGCGATGTTCCCCAACAGCAACGTCAACGGCCTCGACCGGCTGCTGGCGCTGGTGGTCATCGCGGTGGCAGGATCAGACGTGGCGCTGGCGGCCTGCGCCTATCGCTTCGATGTCGGCGCGACCGTGCGGGCGCGATCGATCATCGAGCCCTGGACGATCAGCATCGGCGCCTTCGCCTTCGCCTTCTATTCGACCCGCGACGGCCTGATCCTGGCCTATGCGGTGTCGATGATCGCCGCGCTGGTGGCGTCCATCATTCCGCTGGCGCGCCATTATGGCCGGCCGCGCGGCTGGCGACCCGATCGCGGCCGGCTCTGGCGGCTGGCGCGCCGCAACCTGCCGCTCGCCGCGGCGGACGGCGTCGAATGGGGATCGCGCCGGCTCGACATGGCGATCCTGGGCCTCTTCGTCAGCCCGGCGGTGATCGGCATCTATTATGTGGCGCAGCAGGTCGCGTCGCTGCCGCAGAAATTGAAGACCAGCTTCGACCCGATCCTGGGGCCGGTCATTACCCGGAACCTCGCTGAAAAGAATCTCGCGGCGATCGCCAAGCAGGTCAGCCAGGTCGGATTCTGGATCATCGCCGCCCAGGCGGGCATCGCGCTGGCGCTGGGCATTCCCGGCGAAGCGGTGATGGGCCTGGTCGGGCCGCATTTCGTCGGCGGCACCGGGGCGCTCGCCTTCCTGCTGCTGGCCGAAGTCGTCGCGGCGACGGCGGTGGTCAGCGAATCGGCACTGGTCTATATCGCCCGCCACCGCAACCTGATGATCTCGCTCGTCATGATCGGGTTGCAGGCGGGGTTCAGCTTTGCGCTGATCCTGGCCGCGCGGGAGATGGACCTGCCGGTGATGTGGGTCGCGGCGGCGCCGGCGCTGGCGCTGTGTCTGGCGCTGGGCGTGGGCGCCTTCGTCAAGGCGCGGCTGCTTTCGCGCCTGCTGGGCGCGCCGATCAACGCCTGGCGCTGGCCGCTGATGAGCGCGGCGGGTGTCGCCTGCATCGTCGGCGCCGGCTTCGTCGCACTGCCGCCGCGCCTGGAATGGGTCGAGCTGGCGGTCGGCATCTGGGCGATCCTGGCCGCCTATGGCCTGGTCATCTGGCGCTGGGGCTTCGGGTCGGACGACCGCGCCCTGTTCCGCAAGCAGAAGGCGGACTGA
- the queG gene encoding tRNA epoxyqueuosine(34) reductase QueG: MPVETETLAETLEQRLKAQALRLGFAACRIAPADVAPRAGERLRQWLDAGHHGDMLWMEERAQQRGSPKALWPDVRSVIMLGMSYAPGRDPLALADVPDRARFSVYAQGKDYHDVVKKALKALARWLVEQQPSALKVFVDTAPVMEKPLAQGGGLGWQGKHSNLVSRDHGSWLFLGAIYSELALEADGPERDHCGSCTACHAACPTDAFPAPYMVDARRCISYLTIEHKGPIPEELRAGIGNRVYGCDDCLAVCPWNKFADTAAANRAFVGRAELAAPAIGDLLDLDDATFREIFSGSPIKRIGRNRLVRNAAIAAGNSGDARLLGRLQALVQDEDPVVAEAARWAIGKLSG; the protein is encoded by the coding sequence ATGCCCGTGGAAACCGAAACCTTGGCCGAAACCCTGGAACAGCGGCTGAAGGCGCAGGCGCTGCGGCTGGGCTTCGCCGCCTGCCGCATCGCGCCCGCCGATGTCGCGCCCAGGGCTGGGGAAAGGCTGCGCCAGTGGCTGGATGCAGGCCATCATGGCGACATGCTGTGGATGGAGGAACGCGCGCAGCAGCGCGGGTCGCCCAAAGCGCTGTGGCCCGACGTGCGCAGCGTCATCATGCTGGGGATGAGCTATGCGCCGGGGCGCGATCCGCTGGCGCTGGCGGACGTGCCGGACCGGGCGCGCTTTTCGGTCTATGCGCAGGGCAAGGATTATCATGACGTCGTCAAGAAGGCATTGAAGGCGCTCGCCCGCTGGCTGGTGGAGCAGCAGCCCAGCGCGTTGAAGGTCTTCGTGGATACCGCGCCGGTGATGGAAAAGCCGCTGGCACAGGGCGGGGGACTGGGCTGGCAGGGCAAGCACAGCAACCTCGTCAGCCGCGACCATGGCAGCTGGCTGTTTCTGGGGGCGATCTATAGCGAACTGGCGCTGGAGGCCGACGGGCCGGAGCGCGACCATTGCGGCAGTTGCACCGCCTGCCACGCCGCCTGCCCAACCGATGCCTTCCCGGCGCCCTATATGGTGGATGCGCGGCGTTGCATCTCCTACCTCACCATCGAGCATAAGGGGCCGATCCCGGAGGAGCTGCGCGCCGGGATCGGCAACCGCGTCTATGGCTGCGACGATTGTCTGGCGGTCTGCCCGTGGAACAAGTTCGCCGATACGGCGGCGGCCAACCGGGCCTTCGTCGGCCGGGCGGAACTGGCCGCGCCCGCAATCGGCGACCTGCTCGATCTGGACGACGCCACCTTCCGCGAGATTTTCTCCGGCTCCCCGATCAAGCGCATCGGCCGCAACCGCCTGGTCCGCAACGCCGCCATCGCGGCAGGCAATAGCGGCGACGCAAGGCTGCTGGGCCGGTTGCAGGCGCTGGTGCAAGACGAAGACCCGGTGGTTGCGGAGGCTGCGCGATGGGCGATTGGCAAGCTGTCGGGCTAA
- the tsaD gene encoding tRNA (adenosine(37)-N6)-threonylcarbamoyltransferase complex transferase subunit TsaD: MTIILGLESSCDETAAALVTADGRILAHRLATQEEAHRPYGGVVPEIAARAHVEALSPLIEAALADAKMTLGEVDVIAATAGPGLIGGVMVGLVTGKALAHAAGKPLVAVNHLEGHALSPRLADPTLQFPYLLLLVSGGHCQLLHVKGPGDYARLATTIDDAAGEAFDKTAKLLGLGYPGGPQVEKAAALGNAKAVPLPRPLVGTAEPHFSFAGLKSAVMRAVQSGQYSTEDIAASFQQAVIDCLIDRTRRALGRSEGVTALVVAGGVAANQPIRAALERLAADHGLPFVAPPLWLCTDNAAMIAWAGAERYAAGLVDDLTVPARPRWPLDPAAEKARGAGVKA, from the coding sequence ATGACAATCATCCTCGGCCTGGAATCGAGCTGCGACGAAACCGCGGCGGCGCTGGTGACGGCCGACGGCCGGATTCTCGCGCATCGACTCGCGACGCAGGAAGAGGCGCACCGCCCCTATGGCGGCGTCGTGCCCGAAATCGCCGCCCGCGCCCATGTAGAAGCGCTCAGCCCGCTGATCGAGGCGGCGCTGGCTGATGCGAAGATGACGCTTGGCGAGGTGGACGTCATCGCCGCCACCGCCGGGCCGGGCCTGATCGGCGGCGTGATGGTCGGCCTCGTCACCGGCAAGGCGCTGGCCCATGCGGCGGGCAAGCCGCTGGTGGCGGTCAACCATCTGGAGGGCCATGCGCTGTCGCCACGGCTGGCCGACCCGACGCTCCAATTCCCCTATCTGCTGCTGCTCGTGTCGGGCGGCCATTGCCAGCTGCTTCATGTGAAGGGGCCGGGCGACTATGCCCGGCTCGCCACCACGATCGACGATGCGGCGGGCGAAGCCTTCGACAAGACCGCCAAGCTGCTGGGCCTCGGTTATCCCGGCGGCCCGCAGGTGGAAAAGGCGGCGGCGCTTGGCAATGCGAAAGCGGTGCCGCTGCCGCGGCCGCTGGTCGGCACGGCCGAACCGCATTTCTCCTTCGCGGGCCTCAAGAGCGCGGTGATGCGCGCGGTCCAGTCCGGCCAATATTCCACCGAAGACATTGCCGCCTCCTTCCAGCAGGCGGTGATCGACTGTCTGATCGACCGCACCCGCCGCGCGCTGGGGCGGAGCGAGGGCGTGACCGCGCTGGTCGTGGCGGGCGGCGTCGCCGCGAACCAGCCGATCCGCGCCGCGCTCGAACGGCTCGCCGCCGATCATGGCCTGCCCTTCGTCGCGCCGCCGCTGTGGCTGTGCACCGACAATGCGGCGATGATCGCCTGGGCCGGGGCCGAGCGCTATGCAGCGGGGCTGGTCGACGATCTTACCGTTCCCGCCCGGCCGCGCTGGCCGCTCGACCCGGCGGCGGAAAAGGCGCGTGGCGCCGGAGTCAAGGCATGA
- a CDS encoding NAD(P)H-dependent glycerol-3-phosphate dehydrogenase — MKAGVIGAGAWGTALAQLLASDGQDVALWALEPDVVDAINRGHGNPLYLPNIPLSPSIRATGAMTDLGTCEMLLVVSPAQHLRSVVAQAPAGVPLVLCSKGIEAGSSLLMSEVSQQAQPGSPIAVLSGPTFAHEVAKGLPTAITLACEDKELGHRLAARIARPSFRPYLSDDVIGAEIGGAVKNVLAIACGVAEGAGLGLNARAALISRGFAEMTRFGLARGARAETLGGLSGLGDLVLTCSSTNSRNFSLGKGLGEGASAADLLSNRRTVAEGAHTAPVLRDAARAAGVEMPVVEAVCALLADAAPLGQVIDALLARPLRPE, encoded by the coding sequence ATGAAGGCGGGAGTCATCGGCGCGGGCGCCTGGGGCACGGCTCTGGCGCAACTGCTGGCCAGCGACGGTCAGGACGTGGCGCTGTGGGCGCTGGAGCCGGACGTGGTCGACGCGATCAATCGCGGGCACGGAAATCCGCTCTACCTGCCCAATATCCCGCTTTCGCCCTCGATCCGCGCCACTGGCGCGATGACGGACCTGGGAACATGCGAGATGCTACTGGTGGTCAGCCCGGCCCAGCATCTGCGCAGCGTGGTGGCGCAAGCGCCCGCCGGCGTGCCGCTCGTGCTCTGCTCCAAAGGGATAGAGGCAGGCTCCAGCCTGCTCATGTCCGAAGTCTCGCAGCAGGCACAGCCCGGCTCGCCCATCGCCGTGCTGTCCGGCCCGACCTTCGCGCATGAAGTCGCCAAGGGGCTGCCGACCGCCATCACGCTCGCCTGCGAGGACAAGGAACTCGGCCATCGGCTGGCCGCCCGCATCGCCCGCCCCTCCTTCCGCCCCTATCTGTCCGACGACGTGATCGGCGCGGAGATTGGCGGCGCGGTCAAGAATGTGCTCGCCATCGCCTGCGGCGTGGCCGAAGGAGCAGGGCTTGGCCTGAATGCCCGCGCGGCGCTTATTTCGCGCGGGTTCGCCGAAATGACCCGCTTCGGCCTGGCGCGCGGCGCGCGGGCGGAAACGCTGGGCGGCCTTTCGGGCCTGGGCGATCTCGTCCTGACCTGTTCTTCGACCAATTCGCGCAACTTCTCGCTGGGCAAGGGGCTGGGCGAAGGGGCGAGCGCGGCCGACCTGCTGTCCAACCGCCGCACCGTGGCGGAAGGCGCGCATACCGCGCCGGTGCTGCGCGACGCCGCGCGCGCGGCGGGGGTGGAAATGCCGGTGGTGGAGGCGGTGTGCGCTCTGCTGGCCGACGCTGCGCCGTTGGGCCAGGTCATCGACGCGCTGCTGGCCCGCCCGCTGCGGCCCGAATGA
- the hemC gene encoding hydroxymethylbilane synthase: protein MLFTDRSLRLGTRGSPLALAQAHMAAQALRAAHGWGEDAIEIVTVQTSGDRIQDRALAEIGGKALWTKELDRALFAGEIDFAVHSMKDVETLRPQAFRIAAMLPRADVRDKLVGAKSFAALPADPLVGTSSPRRAAQVKRLRPDAAITLFRGNVATRLAKLAAGEVHATLLAAAGLDRLDQGEVGTLIPIETMLPAPSQGAVGIEALADNRPVLEALAAIDDRATHDAVMAERAVLRGLGGTCHSPIAALALVEGDGIFLRAEIISPDGAETVREEARLARGDEAAAEAIGRLLLDRASPALRSLFVGSGPGA, encoded by the coding sequence ATGCTTTTCACCGATCGATCGTTGCGCCTGGGCACCAGGGGATCGCCGCTGGCGCTGGCCCAGGCCCATATGGCCGCGCAGGCCTTGCGCGCCGCCCATGGCTGGGGCGAGGACGCCATCGAAATCGTCACCGTACAGACCAGCGGCGACCGGATACAGGATCGCGCGCTGGCCGAGATTGGCGGCAAGGCGCTGTGGACCAAGGAACTGGACCGCGCACTGTTTGCGGGCGAGATCGACTTTGCGGTGCACAGCATGAAGGATGTGGAGACGCTGCGCCCGCAGGCTTTCCGCATCGCCGCGATGCTGCCGCGCGCCGATGTGCGCGACAAGCTGGTCGGCGCGAAGAGCTTCGCCGCGCTGCCGGCCGATCCGCTGGTCGGCACCAGTTCGCCGCGCCGCGCTGCGCAGGTGAAAAGGTTGCGGCCCGACGCCGCCATCACCCTGTTCCGCGGCAATGTGGCGACGCGCCTCGCCAAGCTGGCGGCGGGCGAGGTTCATGCCACGCTGCTGGCGGCGGCGGGGCTCGACCGGCTGGACCAGGGCGAAGTCGGCACGCTGATCCCGATCGAGACGATGTTGCCCGCCCCGTCGCAGGGGGCGGTGGGGATAGAGGCGCTGGCCGACAACCGCCCGGTGCTGGAAGCATTGGCGGCGATCGACGACCGGGCCACCCATGACGCGGTGATGGCGGAACGGGCGGTGCTGCGCGGGCTCGGCGGCACCTGCCATTCGCCGATCGCGGCGCTGGCGCTGGTGGAGGGCGACGGCATCTTCCTGCGTGCCGAGATCATCAGCCCGGACGGTGCCGAGACGGTACGGGAAGAAGCCCGGCTGGCACGCGGGGACGAGGCGGCGGCCGAGGCGATCGGCCGGCTGCTGCTCGATCGGGCCAGCCCGGCCCTGCGATCCCTGTTCGTGGGTTCCGGGCCGGGGGCGTGA
- a CDS encoding uroporphyrinogen-III synthase, with protein sequence MRRVLILRPEPAAGRTAARAATLGMDARVHPLFAPQPVDWTPPPIDNFDALLLTSANGARLAGAELARYRGLPAYAVGAATAQALYDAGFAAVNIGAGDGSAIAARIAADGHERVLHLAGTTVAPMASGTLRISRVAVYSMASLPPDPALPDDAVAGSILLVHSPRAGERLAAQLPEARRAALHLVAISPAALAACGPGWASAQAPARPQDDEMLALALRLCEGHAQ encoded by the coding sequence GTGAGGCGCGTCCTGATCCTGCGGCCCGAGCCGGCGGCGGGCAGGACGGCGGCCAGGGCGGCGACGCTGGGGATGGACGCGCGTGTGCATCCGCTGTTCGCGCCGCAGCCGGTCGACTGGACCCCGCCGCCGATCGACAATTTCGATGCCCTGCTGCTCACCAGCGCCAATGGGGCGCGGCTCGCCGGGGCGGAGCTGGCGCGCTACCGGGGGCTGCCCGCCTATGCGGTCGGCGCGGCGACCGCGCAGGCGCTTTACGACGCAGGCTTTGCCGCCGTGAACATCGGGGCCGGCGACGGCAGCGCCATCGCGGCGCGGATCGCCGCCGACGGGCATGAACGGGTGCTGCATCTGGCCGGCACCACCGTCGCGCCGATGGCGTCGGGCACGCTCCGGATCAGCCGGGTCGCGGTCTACAGCATGGCCAGCCTGCCGCCCGATCCCGCCCTGCCGGACGACGCCGTGGCGGGATCGATCCTGTTGGTCCATTCCCCGCGCGCGGGGGAAAGGCTGGCGGCGCAGTTGCCGGAGGCACGGCGCGCAGCGCTGCACCTCGTCGCGATCAGCCCGGCGGCGCTGGCCGCCTGCGGTCCGGGCTGGGCCAGCGCGCAGGCGCCCGCCCGTCCGCAGGATGACGAGATGCTGGCCCTCGCCCTGCGTTTGTGCGAAGGACATGCGCAATGA
- a CDS encoding ATP-binding cassette domain-containing protein, with product MIGDTPASSSAPAAAPNPAYAVEGHGLVKTFGSFRAVDGVDIAVPAGSIYGVLGPNGAGKTTLLRTLLGIVDPDEGHRRLLGAEQPLRMARAVGYLPEERGLYPSMKAFEAIAFMGALRGLPLKLGRERAKAMLEGHGMGASIDKPIRQLSKGMAQTVQLFGTIVHQPRLIVLDEPFSGLDAINQEKLEALIREQARNGVTILFSTHVIAHAERLCERIAIIAGGRIRFEGTPAQARDQLRAQVRLRTRTSDGGWRRALPPDTMAEEGAWHFALPDEGIEPLLRALIDGQAGIESLSIERPGLHDAFVAIAGAAAAKQMQQDDAPEEDA from the coding sequence ATGATCGGCGACACTCCGGCATCGTCCTCCGCTCCAGCGGCCGCCCCGAACCCCGCCTATGCCGTCGAAGGCCATGGGCTTGTCAAGACATTCGGCAGTTTCCGCGCGGTCGACGGGGTCGACATCGCGGTGCCCGCCGGATCCATCTATGGCGTCCTCGGCCCCAATGGCGCGGGCAAGACCACGTTGCTGCGCACGCTGCTGGGCATCGTCGACCCGGACGAGGGGCATCGCCGCCTGCTGGGCGCGGAGCAGCCGCTGCGCATGGCGCGCGCGGTCGGCTACCTGCCGGAGGAACGCGGCCTCTACCCGTCGATGAAGGCGTTTGAAGCGATCGCCTTCATGGGCGCGCTGCGCGGCCTGCCACTGAAATTGGGGCGCGAGCGGGCGAAGGCGATGCTGGAGGGCCATGGCATGGGCGCGTCGATCGACAAGCCGATCCGGCAATTGTCCAAGGGCATGGCCCAGACGGTGCAGCTGTTCGGCACCATCGTCCACCAGCCGCGCCTGATCGTGCTGGACGAGCCCTTTTCGGGCCTGGACGCGATCAACCAGGAGAAGCTGGAGGCGCTGATCCGCGAACAGGCGCGAAACGGCGTCACCATCCTCTTTTCCACCCATGTCATCGCCCATGCCGAGCGGCTGTGCGAGCGCATCGCCATCATCGCGGGCGGTCGCATCCGGTTCGAGGGCACGCCGGCGCAGGCCCGCGACCAACTGCGCGCGCAGGTGCGCCTGCGCACCCGCACGAGCGACGGCGGCTGGCGCCGCGCGCTGCCGCCCGACACCATGGCGGAGGAAGGCGCGTGGCATTTCGCCCTGCCCGACGAAGGGATCGAGCCGCTGCTGCGCGCGCTGATCGACGGGCAGGCGGGAATCGAGAGCCTGTCGATCGAGCGGCCCGGCCTGCACGACGCGTTCGTCGCCATCGCCGGCGCGGCGGCGGCGAAGCAGATGCAACAGGATGACGCGCCGGAGGAGGACGCATGA
- a CDS encoding alpha/beta fold hydrolase: MPPYAQSVSTFWKDRLAPGPRAAALPPVQQLLGNLSVPFDLARTKAQAAMLADGMRGDGRSILLIPGLLASEQRMGWLRDILAAAGYDAHDWGMGRNFGPKPDSLDRIDRCVDAIREKSGGPVTLVGWSLGGLYAREYAKFACAKVGGVVTMGTPFSGDPRANHAWRLYQLVSGFPVDRPPFPCTREEKPPVPTVALWSRRDGVILPECARGRAGERDRAIEVDCTHMGFAAAPEGIAAVGKALEAIRS; this comes from the coding sequence GTGCCGCCTTACGCCCAATCTGTCAGCACATTCTGGAAGGATCGCCTCGCGCCGGGGCCACGCGCTGCCGCGCTTCCTCCGGTGCAACAGTTGCTGGGCAATTTGTCGGTGCCCTTCGACCTCGCGCGGACGAAAGCGCAGGCGGCGATGCTGGCCGACGGTATGCGCGGCGACGGGCGCAGCATCTTGCTCATACCCGGCCTGCTGGCGTCGGAACAGCGCATGGGCTGGCTGCGCGATATCCTGGCCGCCGCCGGTTATGATGCCCATGACTGGGGGATGGGGCGCAATTTCGGTCCGAAACCCGACAGTCTCGACCGGATCGACCGCTGCGTCGACGCGATCCGCGAGAAGAGTGGCGGCCCGGTGACGCTCGTCGGCTGGAGCCTGGGCGGCCTCTATGCCCGCGAATATGCGAAGTTCGCTTGCGCCAAGGTCGGCGGCGTGGTCACGATGGGCACGCCCTTCTCCGGCGACCCGCGCGCCAACCATGCCTGGCGCCTCTATCAGCTCGTGTCGGGCTTCCCGGTCGACCGCCCGCCCTTTCCCTGCACCCGCGAGGAAAAGCCGCCAGTGCCGACCGTTGCGCTCTGGTCGCGACGCGACGGCGTGATCCTGCCGGAATGCGCCAGGGGGCGCGCTGGCGAGCGCGACCGCGCGATCGAGGTCGACTGCACCCATATGGGCTTCGCCGCCGCACCCGAAGGCATCGCCGCCGTCGGCAAGGCGCTGGAGGCGATCCGGTCCTGA
- a CDS encoding EI24 domain-containing protein, with protein MVLTAALRAFPSIFHGAALRLMGKTLILTLLLFALLAAALWAALHALRLHFGWGANGAWGGAAEAGATALILVAAGWLLFRATAMAVMGLFADDIIEAVERADYPHADARPVGWARSLRFALRSIGRTIGWNIAALPAYILLMVTGVGTIGLFLALNAYLLGRDMADMVEPRHPALPPLSRSGRWLMGLVSAIFFLVPVANLLAPIFSAAMAVHMLLGRKTSA; from the coding sequence ATGGTCCTGACCGCCGCCCTGCGCGCCTTTCCGTCCATCTTCCACGGCGCCGCGCTGCGCCTGATGGGCAAGACGCTGATCCTGACGCTGCTGCTGTTCGCCCTGCTCGCCGCCGCGCTGTGGGCCGCGCTCCATGCGCTGCGGCTGCATTTCGGCTGGGGGGCGAACGGGGCCTGGGGCGGCGCTGCGGAGGCCGGCGCGACCGCGCTGATCCTGGTCGCGGCGGGATGGCTGCTGTTCCGGGCGACGGCGATGGCGGTGATGGGCCTGTTCGCCGACGACATCATCGAGGCGGTCGAACGCGCCGATTATCCCCATGCCGACGCCCGGCCGGTCGGCTGGGCGCGCAGCCTGCGCTTCGCGCTCCGCTCGATCGGCCGCACGATCGGCTGGAACATCGCCGCCCTGCCTGCCTATATCCTGCTGATGGTGACGGGGGTGGGGACGATCGGGCTGTTCCTGGCGCTGAACGCCTATCTGCTCGGCCGCGACATGGCCGACATGGTCGAGCCGCGTCATCCCGCCCTGCCGCCCTTGTCGCGCAGCGGCCGGTGGCTCATGGGCCTCGTTTCGGCGATATTCTTCCTGGTGCCGGTCGCCAACCTGCTTGCGCCGATCTTCAGCGCGGCTATGGCGGTCCATATGCTGCTTGGACGAAAGACCTCCGCATGA